From the Desulfosarcina sp. BuS5 genome, one window contains:
- a CDS encoding HD domain-containing phosphohydrolase: MNDKERETILFVDDEEGLVELAGEYFRRKGFRLFTAKNGAEAVEILKHESIDCCFTDLNMPGMDGLELAGYIRQLDSSIPVIVVTGYPSLDSAVNTLKNGVVDFLVKPVRFSMLEACLGRVLRERRLFIDNIFLKKKLEGKSRLEALNRELTNKVEELNTLNMIMSNLSSIDASSDIFKCVTDLATEITNADESRFYVINDDIQQPFQVAASCGSAGEICDDGLDDVAELLMETVNDKIPFLVAENKNVRGLPEKILSFMAVPLKIRERVFGILVLHVIGGDTRFDKKDLFYMSFLTMNAASSIENIALYDNIFDNLFSTLYAFVQALEARDPYTRQHSDRVARLSVSIAGEMGCSKEEMDIIDFAGRLHDIGKIGVMDKVLLKPGKLTDEEFDMIKKHPVIGAKIIGQLGMWDREQEIIKYHHERFDGTGYPEGLKGEKIPFLARILAVADAFDAMDSDRAYRKKMEIERIMDIINEAAGTQFDPDVVKVFQKLYKQGNIQQTKKE, translated from the coding sequence ATGAATGATAAAGAACGAGAGACAATTCTCTTTGTGGATGATGAAGAGGGACTCGTGGAGTTGGCGGGTGAATATTTTCGGCGCAAGGGCTTTAGACTGTTTACGGCAAAAAACGGAGCAGAGGCTGTTGAAATTTTAAAACATGAGAGCATAGACTGCTGCTTTACCGATCTTAATATGCCGGGCATGGATGGCCTGGAACTTGCCGGGTATATCAGGCAATTGGATAGTTCTATTCCCGTTATTGTGGTTACCGGTTATCCTTCGCTCGACAGCGCTGTCAACACGTTGAAAAATGGTGTCGTCGATTTTCTGGTCAAGCCGGTAAGGTTCAGTATGCTGGAGGCCTGCCTTGGACGTGTTTTGCGGGAACGGCGATTATTTATAGATAATATTTTTTTGAAAAAAAAGCTGGAAGGCAAGTCACGCTTAGAGGCACTCAACCGTGAATTAACAAACAAGGTTGAAGAGCTCAATACTTTAAATATGATAATGAGCAATCTGAGCTCCATAGATGCAAGTTCAGATATTTTTAAATGTGTGACGGATTTGGCTACGGAAATAACCAATGCTGATGAATCAAGGTTTTATGTAATAAATGATGATATTCAACAACCCTTTCAGGTAGCTGCTTCTTGCGGTTCTGCCGGTGAAATATGTGATGATGGTTTGGATGATGTTGCAGAGCTTTTAATGGAGACAGTGAATGATAAAATACCGTTTCTTGTTGCTGAAAATAAAAATGTACGTGGGCTGCCTGAAAAAATTCTCTCTTTTATGGCAGTCCCTCTGAAAATTCGTGAAAGAGTTTTTGGAATATTGGTGCTCCATGTTATTGGTGGAGATACCCGTTTTGATAAAAAAGATCTTTTTTATATGTCTTTTTTGACTATGAATGCCGCCTCTTCAATAGAAAACATAGCGCTTTACGATAATATTTTTGATAATCTTTTTTCGACTTTATACGCTTTTGTCCAGGCTCTTGAAGCAAGGGATCCCTATACCAGGCAGCATTCGGACAGGGTGGCGCGACTCTCTGTGTCCATAGCCGGGGAGATGGGATGTTCAAAGGAAGAGATGGATATTATAGATTTTGCGGGACGGCTTCATGATATCGGCAAAATCGGAGTGATGGATAAAGTGCTTCTTAAACCCGGCAAGCTAACGGATGAAGAATTTGATATGATAAAAAAACATCCTGTTATAGGGGCGAAAATAATAGGGCAGTTAGGAATGTGGGACAGGGAACAGGAGATTATTAAATATCACCACGAACGTTTTGACGGAACCGGATACCCTGAAGGATTAAAAGGAGAAAAGATACCCTTTCTTGCCAGGATACTTGCAGTTGCAGATGCTTTTGATGCAATGGATTCTGACAGGGCATACAGAAAAAAGATGGAGATTGAAAGGATAATGGATATTATTAATGAAGCGGCCGGTACACAGTTCGATCCGGATGTTGTAAAAGTTTTTCAAAAGTTATATAAACAAGGTAACATTCAGCAAACCAAAAAGGAATAA
- the def gene encoding peptide deformylase, with the protein MEKLEILTYPDKSLRNLSKPVENIDGKIIGLIDSMTNIMYTSDGVGLAAIQVGIEKKIIIYDVEQNNGSRDLQVLINPKIISMEGEKVSENEGCLSLPDLRANVKRAASVFAKGLDREGNSLEIEAEGLLSVVLQHEIDHLNGVLFIDHLSALKRNLYKKRVKKKMKKG; encoded by the coding sequence ATGGAAAAGCTTGAGATTTTAACATATCCTGATAAAAGTTTACGCAATTTATCAAAACCAGTAGAAAATATAGATGGGAAAATTATCGGCCTTATAGATAGCATGACAAATATCATGTACACATCCGACGGGGTCGGCCTGGCTGCCATACAAGTCGGCATAGAAAAAAAGATTATTATTTATGATGTTGAGCAGAATAATGGAAGCAGAGATTTACAGGTGCTGATTAATCCGAAAATCATCTCAATGGAGGGAGAAAAAGTATCGGAGAATGAAGGTTGTCTAAGCCTGCCGGATTTAAGGGCCAATGTAAAACGCGCTGCATCAGTCTTTGCTAAAGGGCTCGACAGGGAAGGGAATTCCCTTGAGATTGAGGCTGAAGGATTGTTATCTGTGGTGCTGCAGCATGAGATTGATCATTTGAATGGAGTCCTTTTTATAGATCATCTTAGCGCTTTAAAAAGGAATCTTTATAAAAAGCGTGTGAAAAAAAAAATGAAAAAAGGATAA
- the fmt gene encoding methionyl-tRNA formyltransferase, whose protein sequence is MPQKNKMGKDKIEKNKIEKIVFMGTPDFAVPSLKALNQNGYEVSIVVTQPDRPKGRGRKIIPPPVKSAALSLGYDIAQPASVRTDEFAEQITAINPDLFVVTAFGRILPENILAIPRIGAINVHASLLPKYRGSAPIQWAIINGEKKTGVTTMLMDNGLDTGGILLKDETLILPGDTSSILHDRLAEMGAVLLIKTLRRIESDGLKPVPQDDAIATYAPLLNKKDGCIDWKLPAESIESFIRGVTPWPGAFTFHNDRRLKIFKAIALRTDIDENPGRVIKSFPGELIVATGKGALSIFEIQSASGKRLSIRNFLQGNHIPPGTMLGLI, encoded by the coding sequence ATGCCCCAAAAAAATAAGATGGGAAAAGACAAGATAGAAAAAAATAAGATAGAAAAAATTGTTTTTATGGGAACTCCTGATTTTGCAGTCCCGTCCCTGAAAGCTCTTAATCAGAATGGTTATGAGGTATCTATAGTTGTAACCCAGCCGGATCGCCCGAAGGGACGGGGTCGCAAGATAATACCGCCTCCCGTGAAATCTGCTGCTTTAAGTCTGGGATATGATATAGCTCAGCCGGCATCGGTCAGGACAGATGAATTTGCTGAACAAATTACGGCTATTAACCCTGATCTTTTTGTTGTGACTGCATTCGGCCGGATACTCCCTGAAAATATCCTTGCCATACCAAGGATAGGAGCGATCAATGTCCATGCCTCCCTCCTTCCGAAATATCGTGGTTCAGCTCCGATACAATGGGCAATAATCAATGGTGAAAAAAAAACGGGTGTTACTACCATGCTGATGGATAACGGCCTCGATACGGGCGGTATCCTTTTGAAAGATGAAACGTTGATCCTTCCTGGGGACACATCATCCATACTGCATGACCGCCTTGCTGAAATGGGGGCCGTGCTGCTTATAAAAACACTCAGGAGGATTGAATCGGATGGTTTAAAGCCTGTTCCCCAGGATGATGCTATCGCCACTTATGCGCCATTATTAAATAAGAAAGACGGTTGTATAGACTGGAAATTGCCGGCTGAAAGCATAGAATCGTTTATACGCGGTGTAACCCCATGGCCGGGAGCTTTTACATTTCACAATGATAGACGACTCAAGATATTTAAAGCCATAGCGCTGAGAACTGATATTGACGAAAATCCCGGCAGAGTAATTAAGAGTTTTCCTGGTGAGCTGATCGTGGCAACCGGAAAAGGCGCCCTCTCGATTTTTGAGATTCAGAGCGCATCAGGCAAGCGTCTTTCCATAAGAAATTTTTTACAGGGGAATCATATACCTCCCGGGACAATGCTGGGTTTAATTTAA
- a CDS encoding PASTA domain-containing protein — protein sequence MTPRIIKTAGLIMVFCLIAGICAYLTLSLIVRSEDTILVPDLINKDIVYALEILSDLGVNTKVKGSEYSSLITKNNVIYQDPEPGAEIKKGRDVRIIISKGPETIIMPDLKGMLFQSAHIILEENGLILNAHSITYSKKVKKDVVIEQRPGPGRVIKRGSGVNLLVSIGSQPVFYKMPDLNGLPLDDAIILIGKSNFVEGEIKSLFDADKPLNSITSQEPPSGHRVLEGTAINLVINRKSGKSYGRNIYSAIGCSLFRYRVKCGFLKKHIRVNINSYGVSNDAFNDFVDPGHEIRILIPNNDSVLFLYVDDELVQTKVFDSWQR from the coding sequence GTGACACCCCGCATAATAAAAACAGCCGGTTTGATTATGGTCTTTTGCCTGATAGCCGGAATTTGTGCATACCTGACCCTCAGCCTTATAGTCAGAAGTGAAGATACAATATTAGTACCTGACCTTATTAATAAAGATATTGTATATGCGCTTGAAATTTTATCGGATCTCGGCGTTAATACAAAGGTTAAGGGATCTGAGTACAGTTCTTTAATCACGAAAAATAATGTGATTTATCAGGATCCTGAACCGGGTGCTGAAATAAAAAAAGGGCGGGATGTAAGAATAATAATATCAAAGGGTCCGGAAACTATTATTATGCCTGACCTTAAAGGCATGCTTTTTCAGTCTGCTCACATAATCCTGGAAGAGAATGGTTTGATATTAAATGCGCACTCTATTACTTATAGTAAAAAAGTAAAAAAGGATGTTGTAATCGAACAGAGGCCGGGCCCGGGCAGGGTAATAAAACGGGGATCCGGCGTAAACCTTCTGGTTAGCATCGGCTCGCAGCCTGTTTTTTACAAAATGCCTGACCTTAATGGCCTTCCACTCGATGATGCAATTATATTAATCGGAAAAAGTAATTTTGTTGAAGGAGAAATAAAATCATTATTTGATGCAGATAAGCCGTTAAATTCGATCACAAGCCAGGAGCCGCCATCCGGTCATCGTGTTCTTGAAGGAACCGCAATAAACCTTGTTATAAACAGAAAATCCGGGAAAAGTTATGGAAGGAATATATATTCTGCCATAGGATGCAGCCTGTTTAGATACAGGGTAAAATGCGGTTTTTTAAAAAAACATATAAGGGTTAACATTAACAGCTATGGCGTATCAAACGATGCTTTCAATGATTTTGTAGATCCGGGTCATGAAATTCGGATTTTGATCCCAAATAATGATTCGGTGCTATTTCTGTATGTTGATGATGAGCTTGTACAAACAAAAGTATTCGATTCCTGGCAAAGATAA
- the rpe gene encoding ribulose-phosphate 3-epimerase gives MKIIAPSILSADFSKLGEEIKAVEKAGADWIHADVMDGHFVPNITIGPFIVEAVSKITQLPIDVHLMIEEPDRYIPDFIKAGANWISVHAEATVHLHRTIQLIKESGVRAGVALNPATPLSSIESLLEDLDYVVVMSVNPGFGGQSFIRSSLDKLRRLRTMIQDRGLSTLIQIDGGVSRDTIEEISLAGVDSFVTGSALFGSPDYNDTISYFREKTKN, from the coding sequence ATGAAAATAATAGCGCCATCTATACTTTCGGCGGATTTTTCCAAATTAGGCGAAGAAATAAAAGCTGTTGAAAAAGCGGGGGCGGACTGGATTCATGCGGATGTTATGGATGGTCATTTTGTGCCCAATATTACCATAGGACCGTTTATTGTTGAAGCAGTAAGCAAGATCACTCAACTTCCCATTGACGTTCACTTGATGATTGAAGAGCCGGACAGATATATACCCGATTTTATCAAAGCAGGCGCCAACTGGATTTCCGTGCATGCAGAGGCTACGGTCCACCTGCACAGAACAATTCAGCTTATAAAAGAATCCGGAGTACGCGCCGGAGTTGCACTTAATCCGGCTACTCCTTTATCTTCAATCGAGTCTCTGCTTGAAGACCTTGATTATGTGGTGGTCATGAGCGTTAATCCCGGATTCGGCGGGCAGTCTTTTATCAGGAGCAGCCTGGACAAGTTAAGGCGGCTCCGTACAATGATACAGGATAGAGGGCTTTCCACACTTATACAGATAGACGGCGGAGTCAGCCGGGATACCATCGAAGAAATTTCCCTTGCAGGCGTCGATTCATTTGTTACAGGCTCGGCTTTGTTCGGAAGCCCTGATTATAACGACACTATCTCTTATTTTAGAGAGAAAACGAAAAATTGA
- the arfB gene encoding alternative ribosome rescue aminoacyl-tRNA hydrolase ArfB: protein MIYVNSNISIDEKEIKLDFIRASGPGGQNVNKVASAVQLRFDVEGSSSLPDKVRARLVLLAGRRITDDGILIIKAERFRTQALNRQDAINRLTGLIREALKEPKIRRKTKPSASSKRRMLDGKRHRSNLKKLRKSAQTTDD, encoded by the coding sequence ATGATTTATGTAAACTCAAACATCTCAATTGATGAAAAAGAAATTAAACTCGATTTTATTCGCGCCTCAGGGCCTGGGGGGCAGAATGTCAACAAGGTCGCTTCGGCTGTACAATTGCGCTTTGATGTCGAGGGTTCATCCTCTTTGCCGGATAAAGTCCGCGCAAGGCTTGTTCTCCTGGCAGGCAGAAGGATTACCGACGACGGTATCCTTATCATTAAGGCGGAGCGGTTTCGCACGCAGGCTCTGAATCGTCAGGACGCAATCAATCGTTTGACCGGGTTGATCAGGGAAGCCCTGAAAGAACCGAAAATTCGAAGAAAAACAAAACCTTCAGCATCATCAAAAAGGCGTATGCTGGACGGCAAACGTCACAGAAGTAATCTCAAAAAGTTACGAAAATCTGCTCAAACAACTGATGATTAG
- a CDS encoding AAA family ATPase, giving the protein MQRGKKVWVALDEIHKRTMWKDILKGYYDQFYEIFRFVISGSARLDMFKKTGDALIGRYFPFGNRIKKI; this is encoded by the coding sequence ATGCAGCGGGGGAAAAAAGTATGGGTAGCGTTGGATGAAATCCATAAGCGCACCATGTGGAAGGATATTCTTAAGGGCTATTATGACCAGTTTTATGAAATCTTCCGCTTTGTGATATCAGGAAGCGCAAGGCTTGATATGTTCAAAAAAACGGGTGATGCGCTCATAGGAAGGTATTTCCCTTTCGGAAACCGGATCAAAAAAATTTAA
- a CDS encoding CRISPR-associated endonuclease Cas1, with translation MVVKKRGVKQLDFPLHKLETINIISRGITLSSDLILYCSKNKISIFFSDTFGAPLCALQNPVYGDMDLGLLQLQFLHNGHEALELAKKIIEGKVKNQINLLKYYSRHRSPDTVYGSAAAEEIPAPGCGSGCFQHAYQK, from the coding sequence ATGGTCGTAAAAAAAAGAGGCGTGAAACAGTTGGATTTTCCGCTGCATAAACTGGAAACAATCAATATTATTTCACGGGGGATTACGCTTTCATCGGATCTGATCCTGTATTGCAGTAAAAATAAAATTTCGATATTCTTCAGCGATACCTTTGGAGCGCCTTTATGCGCGCTCCAGAATCCTGTGTACGGCGATATGGATCTCGGTCTTTTGCAATTACAGTTTCTTCACAACGGACACGAAGCATTAGAGCTGGCAAAAAAAATTATTGAAGGAAAAGTAAAAAACCAGATTAATCTTCTTAAATATTACAGCAGACACCGGTCTCCTGATACAGTTTACGGCTCTGCCGCCGCGGAAGAGATTCCGGCCCCAGGCTGTGGATCGGGTTGTTTTCAGCATGCTTACCAAAAATGA
- a CDS encoding IS4 family transposase yields MDIFNIPKKNFNPQSHARFLKPLQKIFPDTPQLKSRGHRPLKMTFEDQLHALIFFHLQEHESARDLIQHLKEDDFAKECVAPDGGISRSSFSEIINSRGLEQLEYVFQALCSQAQNALPSNYSDLGELVSIDGSLIDAVLSMYWADYRKGAKKAKGHFGFDVNRKIPIKIHLTNGNGAERPFVRSILTKGQTGIMDRGYQSHKDFDLLQDEKKHFVCRIKAKTTRTIIKEQPVDPDSYIFYDAVVLLGTPGVNQTRKPVRLVGYKIAGVKYFVATDRYDLTAEQVATVYKLRWDIETFFKWWKKHLKVYHLIAHSRYGLMVQILAGLITYLLMAIYCHEQFNEPVSIKRIRQLRNTIQNELRTDEKNVWSDNLIIKEQMLYAKT; encoded by the coding sequence ATGGACATATTCAATATCCCAAAAAAGAATTTTAATCCCCAATCTCATGCTCGATTTCTCAAACCTTTGCAAAAGATTTTTCCTGACACGCCACAGCTTAAATCCCGAGGTCACAGGCCATTGAAAATGACTTTTGAAGATCAGCTTCACGCACTGATATTTTTCCATCTACAAGAACATGAATCAGCTCGTGATCTTATTCAACACCTTAAAGAAGACGATTTTGCCAAAGAATGTGTCGCTCCAGATGGAGGGATCAGTCGTAGCAGTTTTTCCGAAATTATCAATTCTCGAGGGCTTGAACAGCTTGAATATGTTTTTCAAGCTCTTTGCAGCCAGGCACAAAATGCTTTACCATCAAATTATTCAGATCTCGGTGAACTCGTTTCCATTGATGGATCTTTAATTGATGCAGTTCTGTCCATGTACTGGGCTGATTACAGAAAAGGCGCTAAAAAAGCAAAAGGCCATTTCGGCTTTGATGTCAATCGCAAGATTCCTATAAAAATTCATCTGACAAATGGAAATGGCGCTGAACGCCCCTTTGTCAGGTCTATCCTTACAAAAGGCCAAACAGGAATCATGGATCGGGGGTATCAATCACATAAGGATTTTGATCTTCTTCAGGATGAAAAAAAACATTTTGTTTGCCGCATCAAAGCGAAAACAACAAGAACTATTATCAAAGAGCAGCCTGTTGATCCCGACAGCTATATTTTTTATGATGCTGTGGTTCTTCTTGGCACTCCTGGGGTAAACCAGACCAGAAAGCCGGTTCGACTGGTTGGTTATAAAATTGCCGGTGTCAAATATTTTGTGGCAACTGATCGTTATGACCTTACAGCCGAGCAGGTTGCAACCGTTTATAAGCTTAGATGGGATATCGAAACTTTTTTCAAATGGTGGAAGAAACATTTAAAAGTGTACCACTTGATTGCTCACAGTAGATATGGCCTGATGGTTCAAATCCTTGCGGGGTTAATAACCTACCTGCTTATGGCCATATACTGCCATGAACAGTTTAATGAACCTGTATCAATAAAGAGGATTCGTCAGCTTAGAAATACCATCCAGAACGAATTACGTACTGACGAAAAAAACGTATGGTCTGATAATCTGATTATCAAAGAGCAAATGCTATATGCAAAAACTTAA
- a CDS encoding leucyl aminopeptidase, giving the protein MMQLKSVDLKKTSVDALIIPVCEDKEIHNLRKISSLIKKAKSLNEFEGKKDDLVILYNLPGIKAERVIYLGLGKLEDINIEVLRAFAGKATKESIKKKLSNILIAAPAGQNITRGIKAEPHFIIKALLEGACLGNHIFDKYKEEKKLKPLTGINLLLKHDATDQFKELPAQVEALCSGTILAREWISTPSNDKRPEQFTESIVANAEKVDLKVEVLDETQLKQKKFGAMLAVAKGSESKPSLICLEYSHNDAQETIVLVGKGVTFDSGGINLKPQGALEDMKTDMSGAAVVAATMITIAKLKPKLKVVGVLPVVENMPSGNAARPGDIVKSYSGKTVEIGNTDAEGRLILIDAISYSIEKYKPEIIIDIATLTGACVVALGEKIAGIFASDDELAEKILQSGQDTNERCWRLPLPDDYQKLLKSGFADIHNISDSRWGGAITAALFLKEFTDNKRWAHIDIAGPAYIKKEEAYCGHGGTGFGVRLFCDLLEKL; this is encoded by the coding sequence ATGATGCAATTAAAATCGGTCGATCTGAAAAAAACATCTGTGGATGCTCTGATTATACCGGTATGTGAAGATAAAGAGATCCATAATTTACGAAAAATATCTTCTCTTATAAAAAAAGCAAAATCTCTGAATGAATTTGAGGGCAAAAAAGATGATTTGGTAATCCTGTATAATCTTCCAGGAATAAAAGCGGAAAGAGTGATATATTTAGGTCTTGGTAAACTTGAGGATATTAATATTGAAGTATTACGGGCTTTTGCAGGTAAAGCTACAAAGGAATCCATTAAGAAAAAATTATCAAATATTTTAATAGCCGCTCCTGCGGGTCAAAACATTACCAGGGGAATTAAGGCTGAGCCACATTTTATTATCAAAGCCCTGCTGGAGGGCGCCTGTCTTGGAAATCATATTTTTGATAAATATAAAGAAGAAAAAAAACTTAAACCTTTAACAGGGATCAATCTTCTTTTAAAACATGACGCAACGGATCAATTCAAAGAATTGCCGGCACAAGTCGAAGCATTATGTAGTGGCACCATTCTGGCACGAGAATGGATAAGCACTCCGTCTAATGACAAGCGGCCGGAACAGTTTACAGAATCTATAGTCGCCAACGCTGAAAAAGTTGACCTGAAGGTTGAAGTCCTGGATGAAACCCAGCTAAAACAAAAAAAATTCGGGGCAATGCTTGCAGTGGCAAAAGGGAGTGAAAGCAAACCATCGTTGATTTGTCTTGAATATAGCCACAATGATGCCCAGGAAACCATTGTGCTTGTGGGTAAAGGCGTTACATTCGACTCGGGAGGCATAAACCTGAAGCCCCAGGGTGCCCTTGAAGATATGAAAACAGATATGTCCGGAGCTGCTGTTGTTGCCGCCACCATGATCACTATTGCAAAACTTAAGCCCAAACTCAAGGTCGTCGGTGTTCTGCCTGTGGTTGAAAACATGCCTTCAGGCAATGCGGCACGGCCTGGTGATATAGTAAAAAGTTATAGTGGTAAAACCGTTGAGATAGGCAACACCGATGCCGAGGGAAGGCTGATATTAATAGATGCCATTTCATACTCCATTGAAAAATATAAACCGGAAATAATTATAGATATCGCCACACTGACAGGTGCTTGCGTTGTAGCGCTGGGTGAAAAAATAGCAGGCATATTTGCCTCTGACGATGAACTTGCTGAAAAAATCCTTCAATCCGGACAAGACACAAATGAAAGGTGCTGGCGACTGCCCCTGCCGGATGATTATCAGAAACTTCTAAAAAGTGGTTTTGCGGATATACACAATATCAGCGATTCAAGATGGGGAGGAGCTATAACCGCCGCCCTGTTTCTTAAAGAATTTACCGACAATAAAAGGTGGGCTCACATAGATATTGCAGGGCCAGCTTATATAAAAAAAGAGGAAGCATACTGCGGGCATGGAGGAACGGGCTTCGGAGTAAGGCTATTCTGTGATCTACTGGAAAAGCTGTAG
- a CDS encoding SH3 domain-containing protein, with amino-acid sequence MQKNINLYINLIFLIMVMITCPSRNSFATEIIYGEIISSVNLRQAPGMNKKIITGIPGGTLVIVKDQQTDWYRVAISGTAYSYEGWIYGKFLKLISVEKKIPNDQKKTMVSEAHETIPDEQSIEKPPVYKNIDQADLSSKQTSDPTVYTKGPVEAATEIKTEKKKIDEKNNTNSLNTGKVSGKIISSVTEQKKDPLASNGKIYHEGITGWLRLLLNFASISLSCLAVLLSYKALQSAGETREMVLRLRNNNLDQ; translated from the coding sequence ATGCAAAAAAATATAAATTTATATATAAATCTTATTTTTCTTATCATGGTTATGATTACCTGCCCATCTCGCAATTCTTTCGCAACAGAGATCATTTATGGCGAAATAATATCCAGTGTGAACCTCAGGCAGGCGCCGGGGATGAATAAAAAAATTATAACAGGAATCCCGGGCGGGACCCTGGTTATCGTAAAGGATCAGCAGACAGACTGGTACAGAGTAGCCATATCCGGAACAGCATATTCATATGAGGGTTGGATTTACGGAAAATTTTTAAAACTGATCAGCGTTGAAAAAAAAATTCCGAATGACCAAAAAAAAACTATGGTATCAGAAGCTCATGAAACTATTCCTGATGAACAAAGTATTGAAAAACCACCTGTTTATAAAAACATCGACCAGGCGGACCTTAGCAGCAAACAAACAAGTGATCCGACAGTTTATACAAAAGGACCTGTAGAAGCCGCAACAGAGATAAAAACTGAAAAAAAAAAAATAGATGAGAAGAATAATACAAACTCTTTGAATACTGGCAAAGTATCCGGCAAGATTATTTCATCGGTAACAGAACAGAAGAAAGACCCTTTAGCATCCAACGGCAAAATTTACCATGAAGGAATTACAGGATGGCTCCGTCTTCTTCTTAATTTTGCGTCAATAAGTCTCTCTTGTCTTGCCGTTTTGCTGTCATATAAAGCACTGCAATCGGCAGGGGAGACTCGTGAAATGGTTTTGCGTCTCAGAAATAATAATCTTGATCAATAA
- the pyrE gene encoding orotate phosphoribosyltransferase, protein MKQELIDILCHKSFKYSEKPDFKLVSGKLSRFYINCKPTTLSPRGMFLAGHLVFDAIKDQRIRAVGGLTFGADPVSIAAAFASELQNEPIKAFSIRKTKKDHGIVKWIEGEILPGERVAILDDVATTGGSTIKAIDRARSEGLEVVKVVILVDRQEGGIANIRKQVENVSAIITRKELMQWRA, encoded by the coding sequence ATGAAACAAGAACTAATCGATATTCTATGCCACAAATCATTTAAATATAGCGAAAAACCGGATTTTAAGCTGGTTTCAGGCAAACTTAGCCGTTTTTATATCAATTGTAAACCGACCACATTAAGCCCGCGAGGAATGTTTCTTGCCGGCCACCTTGTATTTGACGCCATTAAAGACCAAAGGATCCGTGCGGTAGGAGGCCTTACATTCGGCGCCGACCCTGTGTCAATTGCCGCTGCTTTTGCATCCGAATTACAGAATGAGCCTATAAAAGCCTTTTCCATACGCAAAACAAAAAAAGACCATGGTATAGTCAAATGGATCGAAGGAGAGATACTCCCGGGAGAAAGAGTAGCAATCCTTGACGATGTTGCCACGACCGGAGGTTCGACAATAAAAGCAATAGATAGAGCACGTTCAGAAGGATTGGAAGTTGTCAAGGTTGTAATACTTGTAGATCGGCAAGAAGGCGGCATAGCAAATATACGAAAACAAGTTGAAAATGTCTCAGCAATTATTACCAGGAAAGAACTGATGCAATGGCGCGCCTGA
- the ftsE gene encoding cell division ATP-binding protein FtsE: MINGRSEMPIIRMFHVYRYYGKKKALIDINLDVYKNEVLFLSGPSGAGKTTLLKLLYLGESVSEGQVIVDGMNLSRTSFKRIPALRRKFGIIFQDYKLIQTKTVFENVALVLEAAGRKSRLLEKKVNSVLRIVGMEDKRDLFPPSLSGGEQQRVAVARAVVGDPKIILADEPTGSLDSESAGIVFDLLKRFHTRGTTVIIATHDKNLITQAGARVVYLNNGYLQTHTNI; this comes from the coding sequence ATGATAAACGGTCGGTCTGAGATGCCTATTATCAGAATGTTTCATGTTTACAGATATTACGGCAAAAAAAAAGCCTTGATCGATATAAATCTCGATGTTTACAAGAATGAGGTTTTATTTCTAAGCGGTCCAAGCGGCGCCGGTAAAACAACTCTTTTGAAACTTCTATATCTTGGGGAATCTGTCTCTGAAGGGCAGGTAATAGTGGATGGTATGAACCTGTCCAGAACCAGCTTCAAACGCATACCTGCATTAAGGCGCAAGTTTGGTATAATATTTCAGGATTATAAACTAATACAAACAAAGACTGTTTTTGAAAATGTTGCGCTTGTTCTTGAGGCTGCAGGAAGAAAGAGCCGGCTTCTTGAAAAAAAGGTCAATAGTGTCCTCAGGATAGTAGGTATGGAGGATAAACGTGATCTTTTTCCTCCAAGTCTTTCTGGTGGAGAGCAGCAGCGGGTGGCCGTTGCCAGGGCTGTTGTGGGTGATCCTAAAATTATACTGGCCGATGAACCGACCGGTAGTCTCGATTCCGAGTCAGCCGGTATTGTTTTCGATCTTCTTAAGAGGTTTCATACACGGGGTACTACTGTAATAATTGCAACACACGACAAGAATTTGATCACCCAGGCAGGAGCTCGTGTTGTATATCTCAATAATGGCTATCTTCAAACGCATACAAACATATAA